A genomic window from Equus caballus isolate H_3958 breed thoroughbred chromosome 5, TB-T2T, whole genome shotgun sequence includes:
- the CTSK gene encoding cathepsin K isoform X2 yields MWGLKVLLLPMVSFALYPEEILDTQWELWKKTYRKQYNSKVDEISRRLIWEKNLKHISIHNLEASLGVHTYELAMNHLGDMTSEEVVQKMTGLKVPPSHTRSNDTLYIPDWEGRAPDSIDYRKKGYVTPVKNQGQCGSCWAFSSVGALEGQLKKKTGKLLNLSPQNLVDCVSENDGCGGGYMTNAFQYVQKNRGIDSEDAYPYVGQDESCMYNPTGKAAKCRGYREIPQGNEKALKRAVARVGPVSVAIDASLTSFQFYSRGVYYDENCNSDNLNHAVLAVGYGIQKGNKHWIIKNSWGENWGNKGYILMARNKNNACGIANMASFPKM; encoded by the exons ATGTGGGGGCTCAAGGTTTTGCTGCTGCCCATGGTGAGTTTTGCTCTATACCCTGAGGAGATACTGGACACCCAATGGGAACTGTGGAAGAAGACCTACAGGAAGCAGTATAACAGCAAG GTGGATGAAATTTCTCGGCGTTTAATTTGGGAAAAAAACCTGAAGCATATTTCCATCCATAATCTTGAGGCCTCTCTTGGTGTCCATACATATGAACTGGCCatgaaccacttgggggacatg ACCAGTGAAGAGGTGGTTCAGAAGATGACTGGACTCAAAGTACCCCCCTCTCATACTCGCAGTAATGACACCCTCTATATCCCCGACTGGGAAGGCAGAGCCCCAGACTCCATTGATTATCGAAAGAAGGGATATGTTACTCCTGTCAAAAACCAG GGTCAGTGTGGTTCCTGTTGGGCTTTTAGCTCTGTGGGTGCCCTGGAGGGTCAGctcaagaagaaaactggcaaaCTCTTAAATCTGAGTCCCCAGAACCTGGTGGATTGCGTATCTGAGAATGATGGCTGCGGAGGGGGCTACATGACAAATGCCTTCCAGTATGTGCAGAAGAACCGGGGCATTGACTCTGAAGATGCCTACCCATATGTGGGACAG GATGAAAGTTGTATGTACAATCCAACAGGCAAGGCAGCTAAGTGCAGAGGGTACAGAGAGATCCCTCAGGGGAACGAGAAAGCCCTGAAGAGGGCAGTGGCCCGAGTGGGACCTGTCTCTGTGGCCATTGATGCAAGCCTGACCTCCTTCCAGTTTTACAGCAGAG GTGTGTATTATGATGAAAACTGCAATAGTGATAATCTGAACCATGCGGTTTTGGCAGTGGGCTATGGGATCCAGAAGGGAAACAAGCACTGGATAATTAAAAACAG CTGGGGAGAAAACTGGGGAAACAAAGGCTATATCCTCATGGCTCGGAATAAGAACAACGCTTGTGGCATTGCCAACATGGCCAGCTTCCCCAAGATGTGA
- the CTSK gene encoding cathepsin K isoform X1 — protein MAPAISSSKARLRTPWQMEESPLIIPFPRMWGLKVLLLPMVSFALYPEEILDTQWELWKKTYRKQYNSKVDEISRRLIWEKNLKHISIHNLEASLGVHTYELAMNHLGDMTSEEVVQKMTGLKVPPSHTRSNDTLYIPDWEGRAPDSIDYRKKGYVTPVKNQGQCGSCWAFSSVGALEGQLKKKTGKLLNLSPQNLVDCVSENDGCGGGYMTNAFQYVQKNRGIDSEDAYPYVGQDESCMYNPTGKAAKCRGYREIPQGNEKALKRAVARVGPVSVAIDASLTSFQFYSRGVYYDENCNSDNLNHAVLAVGYGIQKGNKHWIIKNSWGENWGNKGYILMARNKNNACGIANMASFPKM, from the exons ATGGCTCCAGCTATTTCCTCATCCAAAGCCAGGCTAAGAACCCCTTGGCAAATGGAAGAGTCTCCCCTAATTATCCCCTTCCCCAGGATGTGGGGGCTCAAGGTTTTGCTGCTGCCCATGGTGAGTTTTGCTCTATACCCTGAGGAGATACTGGACACCCAATGGGAACTGTGGAAGAAGACCTACAGGAAGCAGTATAACAGCAAG GTGGATGAAATTTCTCGGCGTTTAATTTGGGAAAAAAACCTGAAGCATATTTCCATCCATAATCTTGAGGCCTCTCTTGGTGTCCATACATATGAACTGGCCatgaaccacttgggggacatg ACCAGTGAAGAGGTGGTTCAGAAGATGACTGGACTCAAAGTACCCCCCTCTCATACTCGCAGTAATGACACCCTCTATATCCCCGACTGGGAAGGCAGAGCCCCAGACTCCATTGATTATCGAAAGAAGGGATATGTTACTCCTGTCAAAAACCAG GGTCAGTGTGGTTCCTGTTGGGCTTTTAGCTCTGTGGGTGCCCTGGAGGGTCAGctcaagaagaaaactggcaaaCTCTTAAATCTGAGTCCCCAGAACCTGGTGGATTGCGTATCTGAGAATGATGGCTGCGGAGGGGGCTACATGACAAATGCCTTCCAGTATGTGCAGAAGAACCGGGGCATTGACTCTGAAGATGCCTACCCATATGTGGGACAG GATGAAAGTTGTATGTACAATCCAACAGGCAAGGCAGCTAAGTGCAGAGGGTACAGAGAGATCCCTCAGGGGAACGAGAAAGCCCTGAAGAGGGCAGTGGCCCGAGTGGGACCTGTCTCTGTGGCCATTGATGCAAGCCTGACCTCCTTCCAGTTTTACAGCAGAG GTGTGTATTATGATGAAAACTGCAATAGTGATAATCTGAACCATGCGGTTTTGGCAGTGGGCTATGGGATCCAGAAGGGAAACAAGCACTGGATAATTAAAAACAG CTGGGGAGAAAACTGGGGAAACAAAGGCTATATCCTCATGGCTCGGAATAAGAACAACGCTTGTGGCATTGCCAACATGGCCAGCTTCCCCAAGATGTGA